A part of Candidatus Poribacteria bacterium genomic DNA contains:
- a CDS encoding DUF1156 domain-containing protein: MPRRLIEEAFPLQKVSEDSKHEKNVRHGHISTLHIWPARRPLAACRAVTIATLLPDPADAPEKIKAEYTRLSGSPLPEKQREYLCNDLIASLTRWGDENGHADWNAKDKNDRWLNKLHIARDLILMAYDGHPPKVMDMFAGGGAIPLEAMRLGCEVTASDYNPVAWFLLKCSLEYPQRLAGKTAKLPDLNLDEKPNLREGDLADHVRLWGQWVLESARKELVQYYPVVDNKPTVAYLWARTIPCQDPQCGATIPLLKTLWVCKKAEKTLPDTPENRERPDFLRLKETKNQTKVIINGKRALKLCPDPKTKRVRFEIIAPKNADDVGKPTKSGSGAICPFPDCGSQQPDDYIKQCGHEGKLKAQMTAVVYQEEYGKEYRSPAQEEIDKAEVSTEELGAIADQIPHGVPEEAMPGPQTLGFSIPLYGFKKWSDVFSTRQLLALMTFVKWTRTAQDDMARLGYSVEWIESVVAYLGILINRLSNYASTACIWEQNAEEVKQTFLRFAFPIIWDFAEGNPLFDSNRYYRGAIDSVGRFLEKTLAGLCSDFPRPKVVISSAQQGLEGEVDAIITDPPYYDAIPYAHLSDFFYVWLRRSIGDGYPDAFTEPLTPKPAELVQHSERFDGDKKAAKAFYEDGMAESFRAAYQSLSTDGLIVIVFAHKNPDAWETLTKAMIQSGLVITASWPIDTELQGGLKLNRAALATSLWMVCRKRPIKARVGHYGKVKRGMQDRITERLRYFWDEGVRGPDFVWSAIGPALESYSSYKEVRRSTGEPFTVTEFLTEVRRIVTDFALGQILHGTSTEALDEWTRYYLMHKDYFGTENAPVGECILLAQGYGVLLDDLRAAQTGFLKKVSSGSALKLLGHTERTSDRVGYAHTSGRIPMIDMIHRIMKLWDKSDSAHIDAYFHEHGLQENPLFKAVVQALIETSPQGASERSLLETLINYEPGEVVSGVSFPRQAANETEQQLTFNDIS, encoded by the coding sequence TTGCCACGTAGACTTATTGAGGAAGCCTTTCCACTACAAAAGGTCTCCGAAGACTCAAAACATGAAAAGAATGTCCGTCACGGTCATATTTCCACACTTCATATCTGGCCTGCGCGTCGTCCTCTTGCCGCATGCCGCGCCGTGACGATAGCTACATTACTGCCGGATCCCGCCGATGCCCCTGAGAAAATAAAGGCAGAATACACACGCCTTTCCGGGTCCCCTTTACCTGAAAAACAGCGAGAATATTTGTGCAATGATCTGATTGCTTCACTAACTCGGTGGGGCGACGAAAACGGACATGCTGATTGGAATGCAAAAGATAAGAATGACCGGTGGCTCAATAAACTCCATATCGCCAGGGATCTCATCCTAATGGCTTATGATGGACATCCACCGAAAGTGATGGATATGTTCGCAGGCGGAGGTGCTATTCCCTTGGAGGCGATGCGCCTTGGCTGTGAGGTCACCGCAAGCGACTATAACCCAGTTGCGTGGTTCCTTCTCAAATGCTCTCTTGAATATCCACAACGTCTCGCCGGAAAAACAGCGAAGCTCCCTGATCTCAATCTTGATGAAAAACCTAATCTGAGGGAGGGAGATCTCGCCGATCATGTCCGCTTATGGGGACAATGGGTTTTGGAAAGTGCTCGGAAGGAACTTGTGCAATACTATCCTGTAGTTGACAACAAGCCAACGGTTGCTTATCTCTGGGCAAGAACCATTCCGTGCCAAGATCCACAGTGTGGTGCCACGATTCCGCTACTTAAGACACTGTGGGTTTGCAAAAAAGCGGAGAAAACCCTTCCAGACACACCGGAAAATCGAGAACGTCCTGACTTTCTCCGACTCAAAGAGACGAAAAATCAGACTAAAGTTATTATCAACGGAAAGCGCGCCCTCAAACTTTGCCCGGATCCTAAGACAAAACGTGTCCGATTTGAGATTATCGCACCTAAAAACGCAGATGATGTTGGTAAACCCACAAAGTCAGGTTCAGGAGCGATCTGTCCATTTCCTGACTGTGGTTCACAGCAGCCCGATGACTATATCAAACAGTGTGGACATGAAGGTAAACTCAAGGCACAGATGACAGCAGTCGTTTATCAAGAGGAATACGGTAAGGAGTACCGCTCACCGGCACAGGAAGAAATTGATAAAGCGGAAGTATCGACAGAGGAATTGGGAGCAATCGCTGACCAAATTCCACACGGAGTACCTGAGGAAGCGATGCCGGGGCCTCAGACACTCGGATTTAGTATCCCACTCTATGGTTTCAAGAAATGGTCAGATGTGTTTTCAACTCGACAATTATTGGCATTAATGACGTTTGTAAAATGGACGCGAACAGCCCAAGACGATATGGCGAGGCTAGGGTATTCGGTAGAATGGATTGAGTCAGTTGTAGCGTATTTGGGTATCTTGATCAATCGACTTTCCAACTATGCCAGTACGGCTTGTATCTGGGAACAGAACGCGGAGGAAGTCAAACAGACATTTCTTCGATTTGCCTTTCCTATAATTTGGGACTTTGCGGAGGGCAATCCGCTTTTTGATTCAAATAGATACTATAGAGGAGCAATTGATTCTGTTGGGCGTTTCTTGGAAAAAACCCTAGCAGGCTTGTGCTCGGATTTCCCGCGACCCAAGGTTGTGATTTCATCCGCACAGCAAGGACTTGAAGGGGAAGTCGATGCAATTATTACAGATCCACCTTACTACGACGCAATACCTTATGCACACCTGTCGGATTTTTTCTATGTATGGCTCCGGCGTTCAATTGGCGATGGATACCCTGATGCTTTTACCGAACCTCTTACGCCTAAGCCGGCGGAACTTGTTCAACATTCAGAACGTTTTGATGGGGACAAAAAAGCGGCAAAAGCATTTTACGAAGATGGAATGGCTGAGAGTTTTCGGGCGGCGTATCAATCGTTATCGACGGACGGTTTAATAGTAATTGTTTTTGCCCACAAAAACCCTGATGCTTGGGAGACTCTAACAAAGGCAATGATTCAATCGGGACTCGTCATTACAGCGTCGTGGCCGATTGACACGGAACTTCAGGGTGGCCTTAAATTAAATCGCGCTGCACTTGCAACTTCGCTCTGGATGGTCTGTCGAAAACGTCCGATAAAAGCAAGAGTTGGGCATTACGGCAAAGTCAAACGCGGGATGCAGGATCGGATTACTGAACGCCTCCGCTACTTCTGGGACGAAGGTGTCCGAGGCCCCGATTTTGTCTGGTCAGCCATCGGACCTGCATTAGAGAGCTACTCCAGTTACAAAGAGGTCAGGCGGAGTACGGGTGAACCTTTCACAGTAACAGAATTTCTGACAGAGGTCCGGCGTATTGTAACCGATTTCGCCTTAGGACAGATACTGCACGGGACAAGCACGGAAGCCTTGGACGAATGGACCCGCTACTACCTAATGCACAAGGATTATTTCGGTACGGAAAACGCACCTGTAGGTGAGTGCATCCTCTTGGCACAAGGCTATGGTGTGTTACTTGACGATTTACGGGCGGCACAGACCGGGTTTTTAAAGAAGGTCTCATCCGGCAGCGCACTAAAACTGCTTGGACATACCGAACGCACTTCAGACCGAGTTGGTTATGCACACACCTCCGGTAGGATTCCTATGATAGACATGATCCATAGGATCATGAAACTCTGGGATAAGAGTGACAGCGCACACATCGACGCCTACTTCCACGAGCACGGGCTTCAAGAGAACCCTCTTTTCAAGGCAGTCGTTCAGGCACTCATCGAAACGAGTCCGCAAGGTGCCAGCGAAAGATCGCTTTTGGAGACACTCATCAACTACGAACCGGGGGAAGTGGTCAGTGGTGTTTCGTTTCCACGGCAGGCTGCGAATGAAACCGAACAGCAGCTCACATTTAACGATATTTCTTAA
- a CDS encoding AAA family ATPase yields the protein MFLKSIYLNNVKCFSDIALSFENERGDIRKRTLLLAENGMGKSTLLKAIALITGGSDAINDLLDEPSDWIRYKAQNCEISAVLVTKEREEEKISLRIESKDTRADVIVKNKHNLVWLDDALKQKKEDYFVLGFGASRHLNTVDSRRTNTSTFTNKRAQSVATLFDPNATTTSLDSWAMDLDYLENRTGLETVRKVLSNLLPEIKFHRIDKQSGHLLFKTPDGIIPLHCLSDGYLAMAAWMGDLLFRVLENFDDLQEQPLTAKGLLLIDEVDLHLHPKRQRELLAFLDKWLPNFQLVVTTHSPMAAQQAREGELHCLTRERRKIHLYPFSGAPNTLLLHQLVMSPAFGLDTDESKEIEDMKNRYRHLRDKANLSSKDQEELNQLKATLTELPTSDRSNMKLSEEHAQLLQKIEKELLEGRG from the coding sequence ATGTTTCTCAAATCAATCTATTTGAACAATGTCAAATGTTTTTCTGACATTGCTTTATCATTTGAAAACGAGCGTGGCGACATCCGCAAGCGGACCCTCTTGCTGGCTGAAAATGGCATGGGGAAGAGCACGCTTCTGAAAGCTATCGCTTTAATAACTGGGGGGAGTGACGCGATAAACGATCTGTTGGACGAACCTTCTGACTGGATTCGGTATAAAGCGCAAAATTGTGAAATTTCTGCCGTTTTGGTCACCAAAGAAAGAGAGGAGGAAAAGATAAGTTTACGGATTGAATCTAAGGACACCCGCGCCGATGTTATTGTAAAGAACAAACATAATCTCGTATGGCTTGATGACGCACTAAAGCAGAAAAAGGAAGACTATTTTGTTCTCGGTTTCGGCGCGTCCCGACACCTCAATACAGTCGACAGCCGGAGAACGAACACATCAACGTTTACAAACAAAAGAGCTCAAAGCGTCGCTACCCTGTTTGACCCCAACGCAACCACCACGTCGCTTGATTCATGGGCAATGGACCTTGATTATCTTGAAAATCGCACTGGGTTGGAAACTGTCCGGAAAGTGCTGAGCAATTTGCTCCCAGAAATAAAGTTTCACCGTATTGATAAACAGAGCGGACACTTACTATTTAAAACCCCAGATGGCATTATCCCCTTACATTGTCTCAGTGATGGCTATCTCGCAATGGCAGCTTGGATGGGGGACCTCTTATTCCGAGTTTTAGAGAACTTTGATGACTTACAAGAACAACCTCTTACTGCAAAGGGTCTGCTCCTCATCGACGAGGTTGACCTGCATCTCCATCCAAAGCGGCAACGCGAACTGTTAGCGTTTCTTGACAAATGGTTACCCAATTTTCAACTCGTTGTAACAACACATTCACCCATGGCCGCCCAACAAGCGAGGGAGGGAGAACTCCACTGTTTGACGCGCGAAAGGCGGAAAATTCACCTCTACCCCTTTTCCGGTGCCCCGAACACACTCCTTTTACACCAACTGGTGATGTCTCCTGCCTTTGGATTGGATACAGATGAATCAAAAGAGATTGAGGATATGAAGAATCGATACCGTCACCTCCGCGACAAAGCGAATCTGTCGTCTAAGGATCAAGAGGAGTTGAACCAGTTAAAAGCGACCCTAACGGAACTCCCGACTAGCGACAGGTCAAATATGAAACTCTCCGAAGAACACGCGCAGCTTTTGCAAAAAATTGAGAAAGAATTGCTGGAGGGCAGGGGGTGA
- a CDS encoding DUF3883 domain-containing protein, translating to MNSVAQQTNTLHIGDLHPGVTLIDTYQNEEKVIRRIEPHNTFVRLFFENDDEPFTDSVEQLQSRFEIVSDAFRADANLVRLIAEAHRLQHAYLFNPIFATETSLIDPLPHQFIAVYEHLLKHVPLRFLLADDAGAGKTIMTGLYIQEALLRQQVERVLIVPPAGLIGNWERELRVCFRLQFCILSSADATDTNPFTDPKNRLAIISLDTLRQERMQNYLFEAQPYDLVVFDEAHKLSARYESDGTVDKSKRYELAERIAAQQKNLLLLTATPHMGKDDAYYFLWRLLLPEHLAAQKAFERLPDQEKSKHLLRRMKEEMITFDEKPIYPPRRSQTIAYPLKQGEISEQSLYDAVTAYCEKYFDLAGQYNRSAAKMAMMVLQRRLASSTFALQQSLIRRAEKLQITLRDLKDGSLSTERLEKAQAELSDIDIRDEKTGDEEEVIDGKEEAEQVDEDLERATAARSITELKTEISHVQNLAELASKVYNLKAESKFGKLWEALTEYPDTKVLVFTEHRDTMCFIIERLEALGFTDKVAQIHGGMKYSEREEQVEFFRDSNGAQYLVATDAAGEGINLQFCWLMVNYDIPWNPARLEQRMGRIHRYKQTRTVVLLNLVAEDTREGRVLRVLLEKMQKMREELNDDKVFDVIGQQFSQISLKELITKAITENQVETSIHTINTQFTLKNIQKQLEGQQKSVASSAVKRLLTNVQEQRESAETLRLLPAYVRSFFEDAAPLLGYRIDGDIEATFKLSDYPVSVQNAIDAYPSHLRDRLTFSRDIALPTGSEKSKAIFLHPGEPIFDAIRTGFLEKFNAEGERGAVYFDPDADEPYLFYLVRVPILRKTDEASQVLEDMLVGVKQSLDGRCEETPAHLLLTLTPRTAQQDMPSTLSADWLNLADETKPIKKFVCENFGYPKLSGIHDTLKSQLENRIRQIQVSSNLRKAELLEQRRNLKDAVVKGVPVAQAKLNTCEQEIKALPKKREVAEANLIKEIENTLLGPVSIYVRAFVTPSSIEEIPTKTLRDAEAIAINIAIEHENKCCAEVKDVSNPNLKKGFDLQSTHPTGEVRYIEVKGRTGVSSVELTANEWRQAANHRDRYWLYVVYHCDTDEPRLYPCRDPFGTLTARATGSIRINAGDIMRNSSVETFNTNFNPTIRE from the coding sequence ATGAACTCCGTAGCACAGCAAACAAACACACTCCATATTGGTGATCTTCACCCCGGCGTAACGTTAATCGACACTTACCAAAACGAGGAAAAGGTAATTCGTCGAATTGAGCCCCACAATACCTTCGTGCGACTCTTTTTTGAAAATGATGATGAACCATTTACTGATTCCGTTGAACAACTACAATCCCGTTTTGAAATTGTATCCGATGCGTTTCGTGCGGATGCGAATCTGGTAAGACTTATTGCTGAGGCACATCGCCTTCAACACGCTTATCTGTTTAATCCGATCTTTGCCACAGAAACATCACTGATTGATCCACTGCCACATCAATTCATCGCGGTCTATGAACATCTACTCAAACATGTCCCCTTACGGTTCTTATTGGCTGACGATGCGGGTGCTGGAAAGACAATTATGACCGGCCTCTATATCCAAGAGGCGTTACTCCGGCAGCAAGTGGAACGCGTGCTGATTGTACCACCAGCGGGACTGATTGGAAACTGGGAACGTGAATTACGAGTCTGTTTCCGTCTCCAATTCTGCATCCTGTCCAGTGCTGATGCAACAGATACCAATCCCTTTACTGACCCAAAAAATCGCTTGGCTATTATCAGTCTTGATACATTACGGCAAGAGCGGATGCAGAACTATCTCTTTGAAGCGCAACCCTATGATTTAGTCGTTTTTGACGAGGCACATAAACTCTCCGCACGATATGAGTCGGATGGAACTGTAGACAAATCGAAACGGTATGAGCTTGCCGAACGGATTGCCGCGCAACAAAAAAATCTGTTGTTGCTCACAGCAACGCCGCACATGGGGAAGGATGATGCCTACTATTTTTTGTGGCGATTGCTTTTACCTGAGCACCTGGCCGCACAAAAGGCGTTTGAACGGTTACCTGACCAAGAGAAATCTAAACACCTGCTTCGGCGCATGAAAGAGGAGATGATCACATTTGATGAGAAACCTATCTACCCACCGCGGCGGAGTCAGACGATTGCCTATCCGCTCAAGCAGGGAGAAATAAGCGAGCAATCTTTGTACGATGCTGTCACAGCATATTGTGAGAAATATTTTGATCTCGCTGGTCAATACAATCGGAGCGCGGCAAAAATGGCGATGATGGTATTACAAAGAAGACTCGCCAGTTCAACGTTCGCGCTGCAGCAGAGTCTGATCAGACGTGCAGAAAAACTCCAAATCACCCTTCGCGACCTCAAAGATGGCAGCTTATCAACAGAGAGGTTGGAAAAAGCACAAGCGGAACTTTCCGATATTGACATCAGAGACGAAAAGACAGGCGATGAAGAAGAAGTTATTGACGGAAAGGAAGAGGCAGAACAGGTTGATGAGGACCTTGAACGTGCAACCGCTGCTCGTTCAATCACTGAACTTAAAACTGAAATTTCTCACGTTCAAAACCTTGCCGAGCTGGCAAGCAAGGTTTATAATCTAAAAGCCGAAAGCAAATTTGGAAAACTCTGGGAGGCATTAACGGAGTATCCAGACACAAAGGTTCTGGTTTTCACTGAGCATCGCGACACGATGTGTTTTATTATCGAACGCTTAGAAGCATTGGGTTTTACCGATAAAGTTGCACAAATCCACGGCGGTATGAAATATAGTGAACGCGAGGAACAGGTGGAATTCTTTCGCGACTCGAACGGCGCGCAATATCTCGTCGCAACTGATGCAGCAGGGGAAGGTATCAACCTCCAATTCTGTTGGCTCATGGTCAACTACGACATCCCTTGGAACCCCGCTCGACTTGAACAGCGGATGGGAAGGATTCACCGATACAAGCAGACACGGACGGTGGTTTTGCTGAATCTCGTTGCTGAAGATACGCGTGAAGGACGTGTGTTAAGAGTATTGCTGGAAAAAATGCAAAAGATGCGTGAGGAATTGAATGACGATAAGGTGTTTGATGTGATTGGGCAACAGTTCAGTCAGATCTCTTTGAAGGAACTTATCACAAAAGCCATCACGGAAAATCAAGTCGAGACCTCAATTCATACTATCAATACACAATTTACGCTCAAAAATATACAAAAACAACTTGAGGGGCAGCAGAAATCGGTCGCCAGTAGCGCGGTCAAACGTTTACTCACTAACGTCCAAGAGCAGAGAGAATCTGCCGAAACGCTTCGCCTGCTTCCCGCGTATGTCCGAAGTTTCTTTGAAGATGCAGCTCCCTTGCTAGGTTATCGGATTGACGGAGACATTGAAGCGACTTTTAAGTTATCTGACTATCCTGTATCTGTACAAAATGCTATTGATGCCTATCCGTCGCATCTCCGAGATCGGTTAACGTTCTCCCGAGATATTGCACTGCCCACTGGGTCCGAGAAATCAAAGGCGATTTTTCTCCACCCGGGCGAGCCGATTTTTGACGCGATTCGCACCGGCTTTTTAGAAAAGTTCAACGCTGAAGGCGAGCGCGGGGCAGTCTATTTCGATCCAGATGCGGATGAACCCTATCTGTTCTATTTGGTGAGAGTGCCTATCCTGCGAAAAACCGATGAAGCCTCTCAAGTGCTTGAAGATATGCTTGTGGGAGTCAAACAATCGTTAGATGGACGGTGTGAAGAGACACCGGCACATCTCTTATTGACGCTGACACCGCGAACAGCACAACAAGACATGCCTTCTACTTTGTCCGCTGACTGGCTTAACCTCGCCGACGAGACAAAACCCATTAAAAAATTTGTCTGTGAAAACTTCGGATATCCGAAATTGTCTGGCATTCACGATACACTTAAGTCCCAGTTGGAGAATAGAATCAGACAAATTCAGGTTTCGTCTAACTTGCGGAAGGCGGAACTGCTTGAACAGCGACGTAACCTGAAAGATGCTGTTGTGAAGGGGGTGCCTGTAGCCCAAGCGAAACTAAACACCTGTGAACAGGAGATCAAAGCGCTCCCTAAAAAGCGCGAAGTAGCAGAAGCAAATCTCATTAAGGAGATCGAAAACACGCTATTGGGTCCCGTATCTATCTATGTCCGCGCCTTTGTTACGCCATCTTCAATTGAAGAAATTCCGACAAAAACACTACGAGATGCCGAGGCGATAGCGATCAATATTGCTATAGAACATGAAAACAAGTGTTGCGCTGAAGTCAAAGATGTTTCCAATCCAAACCTCAAAAAGGGATTTGACCTGCAATCTACACATCCAACTGGCGAGGTGCGATACATTGAAGTTAAAGGACGCACAGGCGTTTCAAGCGTCGAATTGACAGCAAATGAGTGGCGACAAGCCGCCAATCATCGGGACCGTTACTGGCTCTACGTCGTCTATCATTGTGATACTGATGAACCGCGGCTATACCCATGCCGAGATCCCTTTGGCACTTTGACCGCAAGAGCCACAGGTAGCATACGGATCAATGCCGGTGACATCATGAGAAACTCGAGTGTAGAGACATTCAATACAAACTTCAATCCAACCATAAGGGAATAG
- a CDS encoding M24 family metallopeptidase, whose product MYKQNREAFIEKMGRGGVAIFASKPPAIWNHDTEYNYRPDPNFYYLTGFEEPESICVIAPDHPKHQYILFVRPKDKQAEIWNGKRVGVKGARKRYGADKAYSIEKFSEKIGKYLQNAERLYYTLGSNPDVDAEALSLFTQSVRSRIRSGKGFDTLVDPSPILSELRLIKNETELQRTRLATEITVAGHVAAMKAVRPGLYEYELEGLVESTFRMNGANGSAFPTIVASGGNATTLHYTTNDCRIEDETLVLIDAGAEYGRYSGDVTRTFPANGTFTEAQREIYQIVLDAHYTIIDSIRPGVSIDEPHQKSIELLTEGMLSLGLLKGKAKKLIKEEAYRQFYMYRIGHMLGLDVHDVNCVHESNGDFKTFQPGMVMTIEPGLYVDEGTKDVPPAYLSIGVRIEDDVLITEDGCEVLTDGVPKEIDEVEELVQARKW is encoded by the coding sequence TTGTACAAACAAAATCGCGAAGCCTTTATTGAAAAGATGGGACGTGGCGGGGTCGCTATCTTCGCCAGTAAACCCCCCGCAATCTGGAATCACGACACCGAGTATAACTATCGTCCGGATCCGAATTTTTATTACCTGACGGGGTTTGAAGAACCAGAGTCGATCTGTGTCATCGCGCCCGATCATCCGAAACATCAGTACATTCTGTTCGTTCGTCCGAAAGATAAACAGGCGGAGATTTGGAACGGTAAGCGCGTCGGCGTTAAGGGTGCCCGTAAACGCTACGGGGCAGATAAAGCCTATTCGATAGAGAAATTCAGTGAGAAAATCGGGAAATACTTACAGAATGCCGAGCGGCTTTACTATACCCTCGGTTCCAATCCGGATGTTGACGCCGAAGCCCTCTCGCTTTTCACACAGTCCGTCAGATCACGAATCCGATCCGGGAAAGGGTTCGATACGCTTGTCGATCCGAGTCCTATTCTCAGCGAGTTGCGGTTAATCAAAAATGAGACCGAACTGCAGCGCACCCGACTGGCGACGGAAATTACTGTAGCCGGACACGTCGCCGCAATGAAGGCAGTTCGTCCGGGACTCTATGAATACGAACTGGAGGGGCTCGTCGAGTCCACGTTCCGCATGAACGGCGCGAACGGCAGCGCTTTTCCGACTATCGTTGCGAGTGGCGGAAACGCCACGACGCTCCACTACACAACAAATGACTGTCGGATTGAAGATGAAACGCTTGTGCTGATTGACGCAGGCGCGGAATATGGTCGGTACTCCGGCGATGTGACCCGGACCTTCCCGGCAAACGGCACCTTCACCGAAGCACAGCGGGAAATTTATCAGATTGTCCTTGACGCACACTATACCATTATTGATTCTATCCGTCCAGGGGTTTCCATTGACGAACCGCACCAAAAGTCGATTGAATTGTTGACGGAAGGGATGCTCAGTCTCGGTCTTCTTAAGGGGAAAGCAAAGAAATTGATAAAGGAAGAGGCATACCGGCAGTTTTACATGTACCGAATCGGACATATGCTCGGCTTGGATGTCCACGATGTCAATTGCGTCCACGAATCCAACGGCGATTTTAAAACCTTCCAACCCGGAATGGTGATGACGATTGAACCCGGACTCTACGTCGATGAGGGGACAAAGGATGTCCCACCGGCGTATCTCAGCATCGGTGTCCGTATAGAGGACGATGTTCTCATCACAGAGGACGGTTGTGAAGTCCTCACAGACGGTGTCCCAAAAGAGATTGACGAAGTTGAAGAACTTGTCCAAGCAAGAAAATGGTAG
- a CDS encoding deacylase, producing the protein MRNKIRHSQLVVGQLVAEPGTRIEGHIKVGNMPDGTAVRLPVVLINGRYPGKTLYIQAISDGDELNGIAVIHKLLCEITPEQLYGKIIAVPLVNFHAFHTKQALNPVDNRKMNRCFPGRRDGTSSERIAYHLFRRAIQQADYCLDLHQGGVHPMIDEVRVRVDEKHTLHGACLELARVFGIGHILNQKGPEGQLAQAAPEVGIPTIDPELGGTHGWDAASIEKGVRGVRNVLQYYKFIAGTPQIPERQIVVKQFVPILSNEGGFVYYKAELYEQLARYQPVADICDVFGNVRESIRAPVDGVFWAKPIYPMVASGGIVGKIGTPIEYL; encoded by the coding sequence ATGAGGAATAAGATTCGCCATAGCCAGCTGGTCGTTGGGCAATTAGTCGCCGAACCCGGAACCCGAATAGAAGGACATATCAAGGTCGGCAACATGCCCGACGGAACGGCTGTCCGATTGCCTGTTGTGCTCATCAACGGGAGGTACCCCGGCAAAACACTCTACATCCAAGCGATTAGCGACGGAGATGAACTCAACGGAATCGCCGTTATTCACAAACTACTCTGTGAGATCACACCAGAGCAGTTATACGGGAAGATTATCGCTGTACCGCTCGTCAACTTCCACGCGTTTCACACGAAACAGGCACTCAACCCCGTAGACAACCGCAAAATGAATCGCTGTTTTCCCGGTAGGCGCGATGGAACATCAAGCGAACGGATAGCATATCATCTCTTTCGGCGCGCCATCCAGCAAGCCGATTACTGCCTCGATCTGCACCAAGGCGGCGTACATCCAATGATCGACGAGGTCCGTGTGCGTGTTGACGAGAAACATACACTGCACGGTGCCTGCCTTGAACTTGCACGCGTCTTCGGCATAGGGCACATTCTCAATCAGAAGGGACCGGAGGGACAACTCGCGCAAGCGGCACCAGAGGTCGGCATTCCAACGATTGATCCGGAGTTAGGCGGCACCCACGGATGGGATGCTGCGAGCATCGAAAAGGGGGTGCGCGGCGTACGCAATGTCTTACAATATTATAAATTCATTGCCGGAACTCCACAGATTCCGGAACGGCAAATCGTTGTCAAACAGTTTGTACCGATCCTTAGTAATGAGGGCGGATTCGTCTATTACAAAGCGGAATTATATGAACAGCTTGCGAGGTATCAACCGGTAGCGGATATCTGCGATGTATTTGGCAATGTGCGGGAGTCTATTCGTGCCCCAGTCGATGGTGTTTTCTGGGCGAAGCCCATCTATCCAATGGTCGCCAGCGGTGGGATCGTCGGCAAAATCGGCACACCCATCGAATATCTCTAA
- the rpiA gene encoding ribose-5-phosphate isomerase RpiA has product MNTENQKKIAAEKATESVRSGMVVGLGTGSTVYYALLKLGEMIQAGLDIVGIPTSAGTEKIATAQQIPLATLAMYPTLDLTIDGADEVDAHLNLIKGGGAALVREKIIANASKEILIVVDESKVSRVLGTTFPLPVEIVRFGWEATQTEVNRICGKSTLRLTPAQDGNQRPLITDNGNYILDCHFDGIPAPEAVELQLNNIPGVVENGIFVNRADKIIIGTPAGIQYME; this is encoded by the coding sequence ATGAACACAGAAAATCAGAAAAAAATTGCCGCAGAAAAAGCGACAGAGAGCGTCCGGTCGGGTATGGTTGTCGGCTTAGGGACAGGTTCTACCGTTTACTACGCGCTCTTGAAACTCGGTGAGATGATACAGGCGGGGCTTGATATTGTTGGCATTCCCACCTCTGCAGGCACGGAAAAAATAGCGACAGCACAACAGATACCGCTCGCGACGCTTGCAATGTATCCCACTCTCGATCTGACGATTGACGGTGCCGACGAAGTTGACGCACATCTGAATCTGATTAAAGGTGGCGGTGCAGCCCTCGTCAGAGAAAAGATTATTGCTAACGCCTCCAAAGAGATATTGATTGTCGTCGATGAAAGCAAGGTGTCCCGTGTTCTCGGCACAACCTTTCCACTTCCCGTGGAAATTGTGCGATTCGGATGGGAGGCAACACAAACCGAAGTCAATCGGATTTGTGGGAAATCCACGTTACGACTTACCCCCGCCCAAGACGGAAACCAACGCCCACTTATTACTGATAACGGTAACTATATTCTCGATTGTCACTTTGATGGGATTCCGGCACCTGAAGCGGTTGAACTACAACTGAACAACATTCCCGGCGTCGTGGAGAATGGAATCTTCGTCAACCGCGCTGATAAGATCATCATCGGTACACCCGCTGGCATTCAGTATATGGAGTAA